In Castor canadensis chromosome 11, mCasCan1.hap1v2, whole genome shotgun sequence, a single genomic region encodes these proteins:
- the Cdk5rap3 gene encoding CDK5 regulatory subunit-associated protein 3 isoform X2 yields MQDHQHVPIDIQTSKLLDWLVDRRHCNLKWQSLVLTIREKINAAIQDMPESEEIAQLLSGSYIHYFHCLRIIDLLKGTEASTKNIFGRYSSQRMKDWQEIIALYEKDNTYLVELSSLLVRNVNYEIPSLKKQIAKCQQLQQEYSRKEEEGQAGAAEMREQFYHSCKQYGITGDNVRRELLALVKDLPSQLTEIGAGAQSLGEAIDLYQACVEFVCESPTEQVSPMLRHVQKRGNSTVYEWKTGTEPSVVERPHLEEPPEQVEEDEIDWGDFGVEAVSDPSISAEASGIDWGISLESESKDPGSDGIDWGDDPAALQITVLEAGTQAPEGVARGPDALTLLEYPETRNQFIDELMEGQTKEKMITMVSTLQDLIGRLTSLRMQHLFMILASPRYVDRVTEFLQQKLKQSQLLALKKELMVQKQQEALQEQAALEPKLDLLLEKTKELQKLIEADISKRYSGRPVNLMGTSL; encoded by the exons ATGCAG GACCATCAGCACGTGCCCATCGACATCCAGACCAGCAAGCTGCTCG ACTGGCTGGTGGACAGAAGGCACTGCAATCTGAAATGGCAGAGTCTGGTGCTGACAATCCGGGAGAAGATCAATGCTGCCATCCAGGATATGCCAGAGAGCGAAGAGATTGCCCAGCTGCTCTCTGGATCTT ACATTCACTATTTCCACTGCCTGAGAATCATAGACCTTCTCAAAGGCACTGAGGCctccacaaaaaatatttttggtcgGTACTCTTCTCAGCGGATGAAG GATTGGCAGGAGATCATAGCCCTGTATGAGAAGGACAACACCTACTTAG TGGAACTCTCTAGCCTCCTGGTTCGGAATGTCAACTACGAGATCCCCTCATTGAAGAAGCAGATCGCAAAGTGCCAGCAGCTGCAGCAAGAATACAGCCGAAAGGAAGAGGAGGGCCAGGCAGGGGCTGCCGAGATGCGTGAGCAGTTCTACCACTCGTGCAAGCAGTATGGCATCACG GGAGACAATGTTCGAAGAGAACTTTTGGCCCTGGTGAAGGACCTGCCAAGTCAGCTGACTGAAATTGGGGCGGGGGCTCAGTCCCTGGGGGAAGCCATTGACCTGTACCAGGCCTGTGTGGAGTTTGTGTGTGAAAG CCCCACAGAGCAGGTGTCGCCCATGCTGCGGCATGTGCAGAAGCGGGGAAACTCAACCGTGTATGAATGGAAGACAGGGACAGAGCCCTCTGTGGTGGAGCGGCCACACCTTGAAGAGCCTCCTGAGCAGGTGGAAGAAGATGAG ATTGACTGGGGTGACTTTGGTGTGGAGGCAGTTTCAGACCCCAGCATCTCTGCGGAGGCCTCTGGAATTGACTGGGGCATCTCCCTGGAATCAGAATCAAAG GACCCTGGGAGTGATGGGATAGACTGGGGAGATGATCCTGCTGCTTTGCAGATCACAGTGCTGGAGGCAGGAACCCAGG CTCCAGAAGGCGTTGCAAGGGGACCAGATGCTCTGACACTTCTTGAGTACCCTGAGACCCGGAATCAGTTCATTGATGAGCTCATGGAG GGCCAGACCAAAGAGAAGATGATTACCATGGTGTCCACACTGCAAGATCTGATTGGTCGGCTCACCAGTCTTCGAATGCAGCACCTGTTTATGATTCTGGCCTCACCAAG GTATGTGGACCGAGTGACGGAATTCCTCCAGCAGAAGCTGAAGCAGTCCCAGCTGCTGGCTTTAAAGAAAGAGCTAATGGTGCAGAAGCAGCAAGAGGCACTTCAGGAGCAGGCAGCTCTGGAGCCCAAGCTAGACCTGCTGTTGGAGAAGACCAAGGAGCTGCAGAAGCTG ATTGAAGCTGACATCTCCAAGAGGTACAGCGGGCGCCCTGTGAACCTAATGGGAACCTCTCTGTGA
- the Cdk5rap3 gene encoding CDK5 regulatory subunit-associated protein 3 isoform X1: protein MQDHQHVPIDIQTSKLLDWLVDRRHCNLKWQSLVLTIREKINAAIQDMPESEEIAQLLSGSYIHYFHCLRIIDLLKGTEASTKNIFGRYSSQRMKDWQEIIALYEKDNTYLVELSSLLVRNVNYEIPSLKKQIAKCQQLQQEYSRKEEEGQAGAAEMREQFYHSCKQYGITGDNVRRELLALVKDLPSQLTEIGAGAQSLGEAIDLYQACVEFVCESPTEQVSPMLRHVQKRGNSTVYEWKTGTEPSVVERPHLEEPPEQVEEDEIDWGDFGVEAVSDPSISAEASGIDWGISLESESKDPGSDGIDWGDDPAALQITVLEAGTQAPEGVARGPDALTLLEYPETRNQFIDELMELEIFLSQRAVEMSEEADILSISQFQLAPAILQGQTKEKMITMVSTLQDLIGRLTSLRMQHLFMILASPRYVDRVTEFLQQKLKQSQLLALKKELMVQKQQEALQEQAALEPKLDLLLEKTKELQKLIEADISKRYSGRPVNLMGTSL from the exons ATGCAG GACCATCAGCACGTGCCCATCGACATCCAGACCAGCAAGCTGCTCG ACTGGCTGGTGGACAGAAGGCACTGCAATCTGAAATGGCAGAGTCTGGTGCTGACAATCCGGGAGAAGATCAATGCTGCCATCCAGGATATGCCAGAGAGCGAAGAGATTGCCCAGCTGCTCTCTGGATCTT ACATTCACTATTTCCACTGCCTGAGAATCATAGACCTTCTCAAAGGCACTGAGGCctccacaaaaaatatttttggtcgGTACTCTTCTCAGCGGATGAAG GATTGGCAGGAGATCATAGCCCTGTATGAGAAGGACAACACCTACTTAG TGGAACTCTCTAGCCTCCTGGTTCGGAATGTCAACTACGAGATCCCCTCATTGAAGAAGCAGATCGCAAAGTGCCAGCAGCTGCAGCAAGAATACAGCCGAAAGGAAGAGGAGGGCCAGGCAGGGGCTGCCGAGATGCGTGAGCAGTTCTACCACTCGTGCAAGCAGTATGGCATCACG GGAGACAATGTTCGAAGAGAACTTTTGGCCCTGGTGAAGGACCTGCCAAGTCAGCTGACTGAAATTGGGGCGGGGGCTCAGTCCCTGGGGGAAGCCATTGACCTGTACCAGGCCTGTGTGGAGTTTGTGTGTGAAAG CCCCACAGAGCAGGTGTCGCCCATGCTGCGGCATGTGCAGAAGCGGGGAAACTCAACCGTGTATGAATGGAAGACAGGGACAGAGCCCTCTGTGGTGGAGCGGCCACACCTTGAAGAGCCTCCTGAGCAGGTGGAAGAAGATGAG ATTGACTGGGGTGACTTTGGTGTGGAGGCAGTTTCAGACCCCAGCATCTCTGCGGAGGCCTCTGGAATTGACTGGGGCATCTCCCTGGAATCAGAATCAAAG GACCCTGGGAGTGATGGGATAGACTGGGGAGATGATCCTGCTGCTTTGCAGATCACAGTGCTGGAGGCAGGAACCCAGG CTCCAGAAGGCGTTGCAAGGGGACCAGATGCTCTGACACTTCTTGAGTACCCTGAGACCCGGAATCAGTTCATTGATGAGCTCATGGAG CTTGAGATCTTCTTGTCTCAGAGAGCAGTAGAGATGAGTGAGGAGGCTGACATCCTGTCCATAAGCCAGTTCCAGCTGGCTCCTGCTATCCTGCAGGGCCAGACCAAAGAGAAGATGATTACCATGGTGTCCACACTGCAAGATCTGATTGGTCGGCTCACCAGTCTTCGAATGCAGCACCTGTTTATGATTCTGGCCTCACCAAG GTATGTGGACCGAGTGACGGAATTCCTCCAGCAGAAGCTGAAGCAGTCCCAGCTGCTGGCTTTAAAGAAAGAGCTAATGGTGCAGAAGCAGCAAGAGGCACTTCAGGAGCAGGCAGCTCTGGAGCCCAAGCTAGACCTGCTGTTGGAGAAGACCAAGGAGCTGCAGAAGCTG ATTGAAGCTGACATCTCCAAGAGGTACAGCGGGCGCCCTGTGAACCTAATGGGAACCTCTCTGTGA